A stretch of Imperialibacter roseus DNA encodes these proteins:
- a CDS encoding ATP-binding protein translates to MRPKLCLAALMLFFSLSSSSQPAFIDSLENVLKTNIPDTSRINILNALAEKYRYSNPEKIYQYSHSARAKALTKAFAPGLTRSMYNLAIYYETYRNEDSLQYYFEKSLHLSDSLGDKKYHTLTMNSRGLYLVSKRRFEEAVNIFYDVLRSHEEAGNPYGEMAALNNIGLVFMELRQYAKAISNFKKALPKIPEPHPVVLNNIGSCYGSLSRYDSAEYFVTWGIERARATNNLHAEANGLHILGTVYESADDYDRALEMFLTAEKIREKVPGTAMQIADLTNISNIYAKLKNPSKGIEYGNRALKLAEDDQVDYKIENIYEALALNYEAAGNFQRATELYRKWGVEKDSSYAKAQSEALAEMQTKYETEKKEQQIQIRDLQLAEQALLIQQKNLQLYAFIGGVVVLLILLYLGYNRLKLQRRVQQLELVQKIQSERERISSDLHDHVGAQLTSILSGLQITDQIEGFRKDEEVQKIVSSLKADAQDTLTSLRDSIWSLHQSEITLADFIDHIEKYLTNAIKYNSSLSFEIINHIAYPYKLASREALNITRVVQESIQNIAKHAGARRIIIDLSLKDSLVIKISDDGVGFDTEAMAEGEHYGIENMKRRMEEIGGGFSISSAKDQGSTINLTI, encoded by the coding sequence ATGCGACCGAAATTGTGTCTTGCCGCATTGATGCTTTTTTTCTCCCTAAGCTCAAGTAGCCAACCCGCCTTCATTGACAGTCTTGAAAATGTACTGAAAACCAATATTCCGGACACCAGCCGGATCAATATCCTCAATGCGCTGGCAGAAAAATACCGCTACTCCAATCCGGAAAAGATCTACCAGTACAGTCATTCGGCCAGGGCAAAAGCACTGACCAAAGCGTTCGCTCCAGGTCTCACCAGATCCATGTATAATCTGGCTATTTATTACGAGACCTACCGAAACGAAGACTCACTTCAATACTATTTCGAAAAATCCCTGCACCTCTCTGATTCGCTCGGCGATAAAAAATACCACACCCTCACCATGAACAGCAGGGGTCTTTACCTGGTGTCGAAAAGGAGGTTTGAGGAGGCAGTCAACATATTTTATGACGTGCTGAGAAGCCACGAGGAAGCTGGAAACCCTTATGGAGAAATGGCTGCTCTCAATAATATCGGTCTTGTATTTATGGAGCTGCGTCAGTATGCAAAGGCGATCTCCAACTTCAAGAAGGCTTTGCCAAAAATTCCTGAGCCGCATCCGGTGGTGCTCAACAACATCGGCTCTTGTTATGGGAGCCTGTCTCGTTACGACTCAGCCGAATACTTTGTCACGTGGGGTATAGAACGGGCCAGAGCAACCAACAACTTGCATGCGGAAGCAAACGGTCTGCACATTCTGGGAACGGTTTACGAGTCAGCGGATGACTATGACAGGGCGCTGGAGATGTTCTTGACAGCAGAAAAAATACGTGAGAAAGTGCCCGGCACTGCCATGCAAATAGCCGACCTGACCAATATTTCCAACATTTATGCCAAGCTAAAAAACCCGTCGAAAGGTATTGAATATGGCAATAGAGCATTAAAACTGGCTGAGGACGATCAGGTAGACTACAAGATTGAAAACATATATGAGGCACTCGCCTTGAACTATGAGGCGGCCGGAAACTTTCAGCGAGCGACAGAATTATACAGGAAGTGGGGTGTTGAAAAAGACTCTTCATATGCGAAAGCTCAGTCGGAGGCACTTGCCGAGATGCAAACAAAATATGAAACTGAAAAGAAGGAGCAGCAGATACAAATCAGGGACCTGCAATTGGCCGAGCAGGCTTTGCTTATCCAACAAAAGAATCTCCAGCTTTATGCATTCATTGGTGGAGTGGTCGTTTTGCTTATCCTGCTATACCTGGGCTACAATAGGCTGAAGCTCCAGCGAAGAGTACAGCAACTAGAACTGGTTCAAAAAATTCAGTCAGAACGAGAACGCATTTCAAGCGACCTCCACGACCATGTAGGCGCTCAGCTGACAAGTATTCTCTCTGGCCTGCAGATTACGGATCAAATTGAGGGATTCAGGAAAGATGAAGAAGTGCAAAAAATCGTGAGCAGTCTGAAAGCAGATGCGCAGGACACGCTCACAAGCCTTCGTGACAGCATCTGGAGCCTGCATCAGAGCGAAATAACCCTGGCCGATTTTATCGATCACATTGAAAAATACCTAACCAACGCAATCAAGTATAATTCCAGCCTCTCTTTTGAAATCATTAACCACATCGCCTACCCTTATAAGCTCGCCTCCCGGGAGGCGCTCAACATTACCCGGGTGGTGCAGGAGAGTATTCAAAACATTGCCAAACATGCTGGGGCTCGTCGCATCATCATAGACTTGTCGTTGAAGGATTCCCTGGTGATAAAGATTTCCGACGATGGTGTCGGATTCGATACCGAAGCCATGGCTGAAGGTGAGCACTATGGCATTGAAAATATGAAACGACGTATGGAGGAAATTGGAGGCGGCTTTAGTATCTCATCCGCAAAAGATCAGGGGTCTACCATTAACCTCACTATTTGA
- a CDS encoding response regulator transcription factor: MAIRIALVEDNPSLRKRFIDNFKYFQSIDLVLVSPTGEDFLNKMEQATAQELPQVVLMDIELPGIDGIETTARLKQSLPDIEVMMLTVFEQPDKIFNSLKAGAVGYMLKDESPSNIVKAVEELLEGGAPMSRTIARKMIGLISSDPNLSEDSKLKDQAIQEYGLSEQEVKIIQRLVDGNNYLEIAEGLFISPHTVKTHIKNIYKKLHVHSRASAVKLAIDKKIVGIVALILAAAATLLST; the protein is encoded by the coding sequence ATGGCTATTCGTATTGCATTGGTTGAGGATAATCCGTCGCTGAGAAAGCGATTCATCGACAACTTTAAATACTTCCAAAGTATTGACCTGGTACTAGTCAGTCCAACCGGGGAGGATTTTCTCAACAAAATGGAACAGGCCACTGCACAAGAGCTACCTCAGGTAGTTCTCATGGACATTGAATTGCCTGGCATCGACGGAATAGAAACGACCGCTCGCCTAAAGCAGTCACTGCCAGATATTGAAGTAATGATGCTCACGGTGTTTGAGCAGCCCGACAAAATATTCAACTCTCTGAAAGCCGGGGCTGTGGGTTACATGCTGAAGGACGAAAGCCCGTCCAATATTGTAAAAGCCGTTGAAGAACTGCTGGAGGGTGGTGCACCAATGTCGAGAACCATCGCCCGCAAAATGATTGGTTTGATTAGTTCAGATCCAAATCTGAGCGAGGATTCGAAATTGAAAGACCAGGCTATTCAGGAATATGGGCTCTCCGAGCAGGAAGTAAAAATAATCCAACGGCTTGTGGATGGGAACAACTACCTCGAAATAGCTGAAGGGCTCTTCATCAGTCCGCACACCGTAAAAACGCACATCAAGAACATCTACAAGAAACTTCATGTGCACAGTCGGGCCTCTGCCGTGAAGCTGGCCATCGACAAGAAGATAGTGGGAATAGTAGCGCTGATTTTAGCTGCCGCTGCAACACTACTTTCTACCTAA
- a CDS encoding thioredoxin family protein: MASTYSTMLPLGTNAPDFKLLDAVSDKLLSLSNVKAEKGTVVMFICNHCPYVIHVLDEVLAIASEYQLKGVGFVAISSNDVVNYPEDGPEQMKIMAREKAFPFPYLYDETQEVARAYQAACTPDFYVFDADLKCVYRGRLDASTPRNGLPLTGKDLRNALDAALLDKAVREEEQLPSMGCNIKWKS; the protein is encoded by the coding sequence ATGGCCAGTACTTATTCTACGATGCTCCCGCTGGGAACCAATGCCCCGGATTTTAAACTTTTAGATGCCGTTTCTGACAAGCTCCTTTCGCTAAGCAATGTCAAAGCTGAGAAAGGCACCGTGGTGATGTTCATTTGTAATCATTGTCCCTATGTCATTCATGTGTTGGATGAGGTGTTGGCGATTGCCAGTGAATACCAGCTAAAGGGTGTAGGTTTTGTGGCCATCAGCTCAAACGACGTGGTGAACTATCCCGAGGATGGCCCTGAGCAAATGAAGATCATGGCCAGAGAGAAGGCTTTCCCCTTTCCTTATTTGTACGATGAAACTCAGGAGGTTGCCAGGGCCTATCAGGCTGCCTGCACCCCGGATTTTTATGTGTTTGATGCCGACTTGAAATGTGTTTACAGGGGACGACTTGACGCAAGTACACCAAGAAACGGGCTGCCGTTGACTGGGAAAGACTTGCGAAATGCGCTTGATGCTGCTTTGTTGGATAAAGCGGTGAGAGAAGAGGAGCAGCTACCCTCGATGGGTTGCAATATCAAGTGGAAGAGTTAG
- a CDS encoding amidohydrolase family protein has protein sequence MRRINKQTIFLTALALFQIFSIDVSAQRRSITPSPARAEGDGPYTQLIIRGAIMINGTGAPPIGPVDIVIEQNKIKSVQTVGYPGVEINAERRPKLKEGGKEIDATGMYVLPGFIDMHGHIGGVTQGTPAEYVFKLWMAHGITTIREPSAGNGLDWTLEHKKKSLKNEITAPRILAYTAFGMGKEGGINSPEEARLWVQENAKKGADGIKFFGASPDIMEAALRENKRLGLRAACHHAQMDVARANVLNTASWGLTSMEHWYGLPEAMFDNRTIQDFRLDYNYQNEQHRFGEAGKLWKQAAAPYSEKWNAVMDSLIDLDFTLDPTFNIYEANRDLMRARTAEWHRDYTLPSLWDFYQPSMQSHGSYWHYWGTEEEIQWKENYRLWMTFVNEYKNRGGRVTTGSDSGFIFQLYGFAYIREMELLREAGFHPLEIIRSATLYGAQALGMEKEIGSIEPGKLADLVIVEENPLQNLQVLYGTGAIKLTEDNEVVRVGGVKYTIKDGIIYDAKQLLEDVKTMVTTSKEATGKTIKQPGVN, from the coding sequence ATGAGGCGAATTAACAAACAGACTATATTCCTTACGGCTTTAGCGCTTTTTCAAATATTTTCCATTGATGTTTCTGCCCAAAGGAGAAGTATCACCCCATCACCCGCCAGGGCTGAAGGTGACGGCCCCTACACGCAGCTCATCATTCGAGGTGCCATCATGATCAACGGCACCGGAGCGCCTCCAATCGGGCCAGTGGATATCGTTATCGAACAAAACAAAATCAAAAGCGTCCAGACGGTTGGCTATCCTGGTGTTGAGATCAACGCCGAAAGACGCCCAAAACTCAAAGAAGGCGGCAAGGAAATCGACGCTACGGGCATGTACGTGCTTCCCGGCTTTATCGATATGCATGGGCACATCGGCGGCGTGACGCAGGGAACTCCAGCTGAATATGTGTTCAAACTCTGGATGGCGCATGGCATCACTACGATTCGTGAACCTTCAGCTGGCAATGGCCTCGACTGGACACTTGAACACAAGAAAAAAAGCCTGAAAAACGAAATTACCGCTCCCCGCATCCTGGCCTACACTGCCTTTGGAATGGGCAAAGAGGGGGGCATCAACAGCCCCGAAGAAGCTCGTCTTTGGGTGCAGGAAAATGCTAAAAAAGGAGCCGATGGCATCAAATTCTTCGGTGCCAGCCCCGACATTATGGAAGCTGCGCTGCGAGAGAATAAGCGGCTGGGTCTGAGAGCTGCCTGCCACCATGCGCAAATGGACGTGGCCCGGGCCAATGTGCTCAACACCGCCAGCTGGGGACTCACCAGCATGGAGCACTGGTATGGCCTGCCCGAGGCTATGTTCGACAACCGCACAATCCAGGACTTCCGACTCGACTACAACTATCAAAACGAACAGCATCGTTTTGGCGAAGCCGGAAAGCTTTGGAAGCAGGCTGCCGCTCCATATTCAGAAAAATGGAACGCAGTGATGGACTCACTCATTGATCTCGACTTTACCTTGGATCCAACCTTCAATATTTATGAGGCCAATCGTGATTTGATGAGGGCCCGCACTGCCGAATGGCACCGGGATTATACACTTCCCTCGCTGTGGGATTTCTACCAGCCAAGCATGCAGTCACATGGCTCGTACTGGCACTACTGGGGCACCGAAGAAGAAATTCAATGGAAAGAGAATTATCGCCTTTGGATGACATTTGTAAATGAATATAAAAACCGGGGCGGCAGGGTAACTACCGGCTCAGATTCAGGGTTCATTTTCCAATTGTACGGTTTTGCCTATATCAGAGAAATGGAGCTACTGAGAGAAGCCGGCTTCCATCCTTTGGAAATTATTCGTTCTGCTACCTTATATGGAGCACAGGCCCTCGGTATGGAAAAGGAAATTGGCAGCATTGAGCCGGGTAAGCTGGCCGACCTTGTCATAGTAGAAGAGAATCCGCTGCAAAACCTTCAGGTACTGTACGGAACAGGCGCCATCAAGTTGACAGAAGACAATGAAGTCGTAAGAGTTGGCGGTGTAAAGTATACGATCAAGGACGGAATTATTTACGATGCTAAACAATTGCTTGAGGATGTGAAAACGATGGTAACAACTTCCAAGGAAGCAACTGGAAAGACCATCAAACAGCCAGGCGTCAACTAA
- a CDS encoding tetratricopeptide repeat protein yields the protein MNIPDQSFLLKPLFEKLPLSTAFTFALLLVLLNSCIPTEPSNEEKSEETTETVQTSAESDEEPYEAVSLLGKKLKRPELSEKQRTTLETNLAKAKANFDAYPDSLDFIIWYGRRLAYMSMYKEAIQVYTEGLREFPDSYRIYRHRGHRYISIRQFEDAIRDLEKAAFYMRGEETMIEKDGIPNKLNIPLSSTQFNVWYHLGLAYYLKGNYDKAISAYKKCMEFSTNDDLLVATSDWMYITYRKLGNLQAADKVLEAIKPKMKIIENDSYHKRLLMYKGLLKPEDVLNADEEDGVQLATQGYGVANWYLLNGNIEKGRDILEKVVAGESWSAFGYIASEVELTNLQALL from the coding sequence ATGAACATCCCAGATCAATCCTTTTTACTAAAACCACTTTTTGAAAAGCTTCCTCTTTCAACAGCATTCACTTTTGCACTCTTGTTGGTTCTCTTAAATAGCTGTATCCCAACTGAGCCCAGCAATGAGGAAAAAAGTGAGGAGACCACAGAGACAGTTCAAACTTCTGCAGAAAGTGATGAAGAACCTTACGAGGCTGTATCTCTTTTGGGCAAAAAGCTTAAAAGACCAGAGCTTTCTGAGAAACAAAGGACAACCCTCGAAACAAACCTGGCAAAGGCTAAGGCAAATTTCGATGCGTATCCTGACAGCCTGGACTTCATCATTTGGTATGGACGAAGGCTTGCTTACATGTCGATGTACAAAGAGGCCATACAAGTATACACCGAGGGGTTAAGAGAATTTCCCGATTCGTACAGGATCTATCGCCACAGGGGCCACCGGTATATTTCCATCAGGCAGTTTGAAGATGCCATCAGGGATTTGGAGAAGGCGGCTTTTTATATGCGTGGGGAAGAAACCATGATCGAAAAAGATGGGATACCGAATAAGCTTAACATACCACTGTCAAGTACTCAGTTCAATGTTTGGTATCATCTTGGACTTGCCTACTATTTGAAAGGCAACTACGATAAGGCTATTTCAGCTTACAAAAAATGTATGGAGTTTTCCACCAACGATGACCTGCTGGTGGCTACCTCTGACTGGATGTACATTACTTACAGGAAGTTGGGGAATCTGCAAGCGGCTGACAAAGTGCTTGAGGCGATCAAACCAAAAATGAAGATCATAGAGAACGACTCCTATCACAAGCGCCTTCTTATGTACAAAGGTCTTTTAAAACCAGAAGATGTTCTTAATGCTGACGAAGAAGATGGGGTTCAACTCGCCACACAAGGCTATGGAGTGGCCAACTGGTACCTTCTCAACGGCAACATCGAAAAGGGCAGGGACATTCTGGAGAAAGTGGTCGCCGGCGAAAGCTGGTCGGCCTTTGGGTACATCGCCTCAGAGGTGGAGCTCACCAACCTGCAGGCGCTACTTTAA
- a CDS encoding glycerophosphodiester phosphodiesterase yields MLKYILGGLGLIAVGLAWFFWPVMANNMESYTINDIKEKGFIIVGHRGAAGHAPENTMASFRKAIELGADVIELDVHRSKDGHLIVMHDATVDRTTNGSGAISAMTFDEIRALDAGSWFGEAFKGELVPSLAEVIVGINGEVKVLIEIKWPKEGLYDGLGKQVAEEVHKYGAEEWCIIQSFDSKYLEEAHASGYNIPLQKLLVSQTSLFFVPFHKDNKFRLGRASVAHVESMNYYHKMINASLVERHHEEGLTVIPYTVNTTDEMIKVLGMGVDGVITNYPDVALALRNELK; encoded by the coding sequence ATGCTAAAGTATATCCTAGGTGGGCTCGGCCTGATCGCTGTCGGGTTAGCTTGGTTCTTCTGGCCAGTGATGGCAAACAACATGGAATCTTACACAATTAACGACATCAAGGAGAAAGGCTTCATTATCGTGGGGCATCGTGGCGCAGCTGGCCATGCTCCTGAAAACACGATGGCATCGTTTCGCAAAGCCATTGAGTTGGGTGCTGATGTGATTGAGCTGGACGTTCACAGGAGCAAAGACGGGCATCTCATAGTCATGCACGATGCCACAGTGGACAGGACCACCAATGGCTCAGGCGCTATTTCAGCCATGACTTTTGATGAGATTCGTGCGTTGGACGCAGGCAGCTGGTTTGGCGAAGCATTCAAGGGTGAGTTGGTACCCTCACTGGCGGAAGTCATTGTAGGCATCAACGGCGAAGTGAAAGTATTGATAGAAATCAAATGGCCAAAAGAAGGGCTTTACGATGGACTTGGAAAGCAGGTGGCCGAGGAGGTGCACAAGTATGGAGCCGAAGAGTGGTGCATTATTCAGTCGTTTGATTCAAAATATTTGGAGGAGGCTCATGCCAGTGGCTACAACATACCTTTGCAAAAGCTGCTGGTCAGCCAGACGTCGCTTTTCTTTGTCCCGTTTCATAAGGACAATAAGTTCAGACTAGGACGAGCCTCCGTTGCACATGTGGAATCGATGAACTACTACCATAAAATGATCAATGCGTCGCTTGTTGAACGGCATCACGAAGAAGGCTTGACAGTTATTCCTTACACTGTGAACACAACTGACGAAATGATAAAAGTACTTGGCATGGGCGTAGACGGGGTGATTACGAATTACCCTGATGTTGCGTTGGCCCTGAGAAACGAATTAAAGTAG
- a CDS encoding BamA/TamA family outer membrane protein → MKGSYLLFLLVLLAPWSGLCQTVEKVDSVARKKGKVIAAPILGYSPESRFFGGFMGMWILPKKGVDTSSFKRPSTLAPIFIYTANKQVISSLRSEQYFKNATYLSNTLRVRNYPDFFFGIGNDTHPDDLEMFLDQFGQLNGRWMKIRDEKYFFGLSYDFRYDKLSDFKDGAVLETGEVSGTKGGWTNGLGPIFIFDTRDNVLYPSKGWYVTSNLHYFSKVVGSNYSFAQLNIDSRYFREVISPKHVLGLQLVINSVAGNNIPFYRLPQLGGNDRLRGIKNENLYRDKVSWYFQVEGRRTLFWRLGGVLFAGVGNVSPGIVSAFQTPVKAVVGAGGRFRPIKDQKLNLRLDFGVATDGFYAVYLNVAEAF, encoded by the coding sequence ATGAAGGGTTCTTACCTTCTTTTTCTGCTGGTTCTGTTGGCACCATGGAGCGGCCTATGTCAGACCGTGGAAAAGGTGGATTCGGTTGCCAGAAAAAAAGGGAAGGTCATTGCGGCCCCCATTTTGGGTTATTCGCCTGAGTCAAGGTTCTTTGGCGGATTTATGGGCATGTGGATTTTGCCCAAAAAGGGGGTAGACACAAGCAGCTTCAAGCGACCCAGCACACTGGCTCCGATATTTATTTACACGGCCAACAAGCAAGTGATCAGCTCGCTGCGATCAGAGCAATATTTTAAGAATGCCACCTACCTGAGCAATACCCTGAGGGTGCGTAACTACCCGGACTTTTTTTTCGGCATCGGAAATGACACGCACCCGGATGACCTGGAAATGTTTCTGGATCAGTTTGGCCAGCTGAACGGTCGGTGGATGAAGATTAGGGACGAAAAATACTTTTTTGGATTGTCGTACGACTTCAGGTATGACAAGCTTAGCGACTTCAAAGATGGGGCAGTGCTGGAGACTGGAGAGGTGTCGGGCACCAAGGGTGGTTGGACTAACGGGCTAGGGCCAATATTTATCTTCGATACAAGAGATAACGTCCTCTACCCTTCAAAAGGTTGGTACGTCACCAGCAACCTACATTACTTTAGTAAAGTAGTGGGTAGCAACTATTCCTTTGCACAGTTGAACATTGATTCAAGGTACTTTCGGGAAGTGATCTCGCCAAAACATGTTTTGGGGCTTCAGCTTGTGATTAACTCCGTGGCCGGTAATAATATCCCGTTTTACAGGCTTCCGCAGCTAGGCGGAAACGACAGGCTGAGGGGAATCAAGAATGAAAACCTGTACCGTGACAAAGTCTCCTGGTATTTTCAGGTAGAGGGACGAAGAACGCTTTTTTGGAGGCTGGGAGGGGTACTTTTTGCAGGTGTTGGAAATGTTTCTCCGGGCATAGTTTCGGCTTTTCAAACCCCGGTGAAGGCTGTGGTTGGCGCTGGCGGGCGATTCAGGCCGATAAAGGATCAAAAGCTCAACCTCAGACTCGATTTCGGCGTGGCAACTGATGGTTTCTATGCTGTTTATCTCAACGTTGCCGAGGCATTTTGA
- the aspS gene encoding aspartate--tRNA ligase, producing MLRTHTCGELRLEHVGTTVTLCGWVQRLRDKGGMAWIDLRDRYGLTQLMFDEGATAADIQKMAQGVGREFVLKATGEVIERVSKNPKMPTGDIEIRVTAMEVLNPAKVPPFIIEDETDGGDELRMKYRYLDLRRNSVRSNLELRHRMMQYTRRYLDGNKFIEVETPVLIKSTPEGARDFVVPSRMNPGEFYALPQSPQTFKQLLMVSGFDRYFQIVKCFRDEDLRADRQPEFTQIDCEMSFVGQEDILNIFEGLVKSLFKEEKGLEFGAFPRMSYDEAMAKYGSDKPDIRFGMEFVELNALTQGKGFQVFDAAELVVGICAKGCAEYTRKELDGLTDFVRRPQVGAKGMVYLKCNTDGTFKSSVDKFYSEDQLKEWAVACGAEAGDLILVLAGDKDQTRKAMNELRLEMGNKLGLRKRDDFKPLWVLDFPLLEWDEETKRFHAMHHPFTAPKKEDMKLLETDPGAIRANAYDMVINGVEVGGGSIRIHDRPTQQLMFKTLGFTDEEAKKQFGFLMEAFEYGAPPHGGIAFGFDRLCSLFGGVDSIRDFIAFPKNNSGRDVMIDSPSTISAEQLKELNISVGKV from the coding sequence ATGCTTCGAACTCACACTTGTGGCGAATTAAGACTTGAACACGTAGGAACTACCGTAACACTTTGCGGGTGGGTGCAACGCCTCCGGGACAAAGGCGGCATGGCCTGGATCGACCTGAGGGATCGCTATGGCTTGACACAGCTCATGTTTGATGAAGGAGCAACTGCTGCCGACATTCAGAAAATGGCACAGGGTGTGGGTCGTGAGTTTGTGCTGAAAGCTACCGGCGAAGTGATAGAAAGGGTGTCGAAAAACCCTAAAATGCCGACTGGCGACATAGAAATCAGAGTGACGGCGATGGAGGTGTTAAATCCCGCTAAAGTACCTCCATTTATTATAGAGGACGAAACCGACGGTGGCGATGAACTTCGCATGAAGTACCGCTACCTGGACCTGCGTAGAAACTCTGTAAGAAGCAACCTTGAGCTTCGTCACAGGATGATGCAGTACACCCGCCGCTACCTTGATGGCAACAAGTTTATCGAAGTGGAAACGCCAGTACTCATCAAGTCGACCCCGGAAGGTGCCCGTGACTTTGTGGTACCCTCCCGTATGAACCCGGGGGAGTTTTACGCCTTGCCGCAGAGCCCCCAGACTTTCAAGCAGCTGCTGATGGTGTCTGGCTTCGACCGTTACTTCCAGATCGTGAAATGCTTCCGTGACGAAGACCTCCGGGCAGACCGCCAGCCTGAGTTTACCCAGATCGACTGCGAGATGTCGTTTGTTGGGCAGGAAGATATTCTCAACATATTCGAAGGGCTGGTGAAGTCGCTTTTCAAAGAAGAAAAAGGACTGGAATTTGGCGCCTTTCCTCGCATGAGCTACGATGAGGCGATGGCTAAGTATGGCAGCGATAAGCCAGATATTCGCTTTGGTATGGAGTTCGTGGAGCTGAATGCGCTTACCCAGGGCAAAGGCTTCCAGGTGTTCGATGCCGCTGAGTTGGTGGTGGGCATTTGTGCCAAAGGTTGCGCCGAGTACACCCGCAAGGAGCTGGACGGATTGACCGATTTTGTCAGACGACCACAAGTTGGAGCCAAAGGCATGGTTTACCTCAAATGCAATACCGATGGCACTTTCAAATCTTCGGTAGATAAGTTTTACTCCGAGGATCAGCTGAAGGAATGGGCCGTAGCCTGCGGTGCCGAGGCTGGCGACCTTATATTAGTATTGGCTGGAGACAAAGACCAGACCCGCAAAGCCATGAATGAGCTGAGGCTGGAAATGGGCAACAAACTTGGGCTGAGAAAAAGGGACGATTTCAAACCTTTGTGGGTACTCGACTTTCCCTTGCTTGAGTGGGATGAGGAAACAAAGCGCTTCCATGCGATGCACCACCCTTTCACCGCACCGAAGAAAGAGGACATGAAGTTGCTGGAGACAGACCCCGGTGCCATCAGAGCCAATGCCTACGACATGGTGATCAATGGTGTGGAAGTCGGCGGTGGCTCTATCCGGATCCACGACAGACCAACGCAGCAGTTGATGTTCAAAACGCTTGGCTTTACAGATGAAGAGGCCAAGAAGCAGTTCGGCTTCCTGATGGAAGCTTTCGAATATGGCGCACCTCCGCATGGTGGTATTGCCTTTGGCTTCGATAGACTTTGTTCACTGTTTGGTGGCGTGGATTCCATCCGTGACTTTATTGCATTCCCTAAAAACAACTCGGGCAGGGACGTGATGATTGATTCGCCGTCTACTATTTCAGCTGAGCAGCTGAAGGAGCTGAATATTTCTGTTGGCAAGGTGTAA
- a CDS encoding addiction module protein: protein MSAENIKDELHQLIENADEQSLRIALSVLKSEETEADYALSSEHKELLDKRLDEHEKNPMSGSSWQEVRKRIEKRI from the coding sequence ATGAGTGCCGAAAACATAAAGGATGAGCTTCATCAGTTGATAGAGAATGCCGATGAGCAGTCTCTAAGAATTGCACTAAGTGTGCTAAAATCTGAAGAAACAGAAGCTGACTATGCGCTATCTAGCGAGCACAAAGAACTCCTTGACAAAAGGCTCGATGAACATGAGAAAAACCCAATGTCCGGCTCTTCCTGGCAAGAAGTCAGAAAAAGAATAGAAAAGAGGATATGA
- a CDS encoding nucleoside deaminase yields the protein MSGLTVFSDDHFMKVALREAERALEEDEIPVGAVIVCQNKVIAKGYNHTEKLTDVTAHAEMLAITSAENYLSSKYLNDCTLYVTLEPCVMCAGALHWTQIGRVVYGASDLQRGYSLLTENVLHPKTKVSSGIMEQECRQLINTFFKRLRGKE from the coding sequence GTGAGTGGGCTCACAGTTTTCAGCGACGATCATTTCATGAAAGTCGCTCTGCGTGAAGCTGAAAGAGCGCTGGAGGAAGATGAAATTCCGGTCGGCGCCGTTATTGTTTGTCAGAACAAAGTCATTGCCAAAGGCTACAACCACACAGAAAAGCTTACTGACGTAACCGCCCATGCAGAAATGCTGGCGATCACTTCAGCGGAAAACTACCTCAGTTCCAAATACCTGAACGATTGTACACTGTACGTTACGCTTGAACCTTGTGTGATGTGTGCAGGTGCCCTCCACTGGACGCAGATAGGCAGAGTTGTTTACGGGGCATCCGATTTACAGCGAGGTTACTCACTGCTGACGGAAAATGTGCTGCATCCGAAAACAAAGGTGTCATCGGGAATTATGGAACAGGAATGCCGACAACTGATTAACACTTTTTTCAAGAGGTTGAGGGGGAAGGAATAA